One genomic window of Xanthobacter dioxanivorans includes the following:
- a CDS encoding ABC transporter substrate-binding protein, whose product MTEIDRRTIGMRALLFAAALAVPGAVLPGAALALEPRPAPLKEPATITVAFGKFSFAAPLLYVPEILKEMNIEMKGVEFQRYADTRTAIATKQADIGMTGGTLLVQSLAGGNTDLIALMGVAGEKIYPVVREGVKIDTWADLKGKKIAAAVGGNVWTQWVAKLVEEKIAYGDLQVSGIQGGGQNFNIALKRGDIDVAILWSPFNAMPIVEGYAYWPKALEFGMSQPVGGEQGIWTTHKDVLKEKRDLIERFLWAYKAAEARIAKSEATKADAIEKFTGVKPEVAKAVAELTVYGAQATPASLEAMAKLMAQQGIVNKDVSAMIPGAFDTSLAKKVSGD is encoded by the coding sequence ATGACCGAAATCGACCGCAGAACCATTGGCATGCGCGCGCTCCTGTTCGCCGCCGCCCTCGCCGTGCCCGGAGCCGTCCTGCCCGGAGCAGCCCTCGCCCTTGAGCCGCGCCCCGCGCCGCTCAAGGAGCCGGCGACCATCACCGTCGCCTTCGGCAAGTTCTCCTTCGCCGCGCCGTTGCTGTACGTGCCGGAGATCCTGAAGGAGATGAACATCGAGATGAAGGGGGTGGAGTTCCAGCGCTACGCGGATACCCGTACCGCCATCGCCACCAAGCAGGCCGACATCGGCATGACCGGCGGGACACTGCTGGTGCAGTCGCTCGCCGGCGGCAACACGGACCTCATCGCGCTCATGGGCGTCGCCGGCGAAAAGATCTATCCCGTCGTGCGCGAGGGCGTGAAGATCGACACCTGGGCCGACCTCAAGGGCAAGAAGATTGCCGCCGCGGTGGGCGGAAATGTCTGGACCCAGTGGGTGGCGAAGCTGGTCGAGGAGAAGATTGCCTACGGCGATCTCCAGGTCTCCGGCATCCAGGGCGGGGGACAGAACTTCAACATCGCGCTGAAGCGTGGCGATATCGATGTCGCCATCCTGTGGTCGCCCTTCAACGCCATGCCCATCGTCGAGGGCTACGCCTATTGGCCGAAGGCGCTGGAGTTCGGCATGTCGCAGCCGGTGGGTGGCGAGCAGGGCATCTGGACCACCCACAAGGACGTGCTGAAGGAGAAGCGGGACCTGATCGAGCGCTTCCTGTGGGCCTACAAGGCCGCTGAGGCGCGCATCGCCAAGAGCGAGGCGACCAAGGCGGATGCCATCGAGAAGTTCACGGGCGTGAAGCCCGAAGTGGCGAAAGCGGTCGCCGAGCTCACCGTCTATGGCGCGCAGGCGACGCCGGCGAGCCTGGAGGCGATGGCCAAGCTCATGGCGCAGCAGGGTATCGTCAACAAGGACGTGAGCGCGATGATCCCCGGCGCCTTCGACACCTCGCTCGCCAAGAAGGTGAGCGGCGACTGA
- a CDS encoding rhodanese-like domain-containing protein, whose product MSAPDPSTKAAADSAAKSAPPRPSEAHIPSCTVTPADLRAILRSGAELALIDVREEGAFLERHLLHARNVPLGRLAAEIGTLAPRRRVLVVTMDSGTEEQGAPEALEAARLLTRLGYTNVLTLEGGLAGWRAAGGEAFSGSHVPSKAFGEFVERTYRTPHILAEELAHLIEAGANVTVLDARTFDEYHDMSIPTAVNVPGEDLVRRVHDLAPDPNTLVVVNCAGRTRSIIGAQALINAGIPNRVAALKDGTSGWQLAGLSLAHGARNGPPELGARALDAARKRVAEVARRFGVRTLSARDLQRWRAEAEIRTLYLIDVRSPAEYRAGHLSGVRNVPGGQLVQATDRHLGVMGARVALIDDDGVRATMSASWLIQMGWTDVAVVQGGLEGAMDALPGSSLVSATPGTATSAEIAALAPASLASLMRSSLASVVLDVSDPAAFARGHVPGAYGVGGAPSRTIWRAVANIDAVVFTGSSEAEARAAARSLAAVSATAPVNVLAGGTPAWIGAGLPVEAGAGRTLALGGAASPTDPAALEHQLRKYLAWEVGLMDQLRRSGEAPFRYFAP is encoded by the coding sequence GTGAGCGCGCCCGATCCTTCCACCAAGGCCGCCGCCGATAGTGCGGCCAAGTCCGCGCCGCCCCGCCCGTCGGAGGCGCACATCCCGTCCTGTACCGTGACGCCTGCGGATCTGCGGGCCATCCTGCGGTCTGGCGCGGAGCTCGCGCTCATCGATGTGCGCGAGGAAGGCGCCTTTCTGGAGCGCCATCTGCTCCACGCCCGCAACGTGCCGCTCGGCCGGCTCGCCGCCGAGATCGGCACCCTGGCGCCGCGCCGGCGCGTGCTGGTGGTGACGATGGACAGTGGCACCGAAGAACAGGGCGCCCCGGAGGCGCTGGAGGCGGCACGCCTGCTGACGCGGCTCGGCTACACCAATGTGCTGACGCTTGAAGGCGGCCTGGCCGGCTGGCGCGCGGCCGGTGGCGAGGCGTTCTCGGGTAGCCATGTGCCCAGCAAGGCCTTCGGCGAGTTCGTGGAACGCACCTACCGCACGCCCCACATCCTCGCCGAGGAGCTGGCCCACCTCATCGAAGCGGGCGCCAACGTGACCGTGCTCGACGCCCGCACCTTCGACGAATATCACGACATGAGCATCCCCACCGCCGTGAACGTGCCGGGCGAGGATCTGGTCCGGCGCGTCCATGACCTTGCGCCCGACCCCAATACCCTTGTGGTGGTGAACTGTGCCGGGCGCACGCGCTCCATCATCGGCGCTCAGGCGCTCATCAATGCCGGCATTCCGAACCGCGTCGCGGCGCTGAAGGACGGCACGTCCGGCTGGCAGCTCGCCGGCCTCTCCCTTGCCCATGGCGCCCGGAATGGTCCGCCGGAGCTGGGCGCCAGGGCGCTCGATGCCGCGCGCAAGCGCGTTGCGGAGGTTGCCCGCCGCTTCGGCGTGCGCACCCTCTCCGCGCGCGATTTGCAGCGCTGGCGCGCCGAGGCCGAGATCCGCACGCTCTACCTGATCGATGTGCGCTCTCCGGCCGAATACCGCGCTGGCCACCTGTCCGGCGTGCGCAATGTGCCGGGTGGCCAGCTGGTGCAGGCGACCGACCGCCATCTGGGAGTGATGGGCGCGCGGGTGGCCCTGATCGACGATGACGGGGTGCGCGCCACCATGAGCGCGTCCTGGCTTATCCAGATGGGCTGGACGGACGTGGCGGTGGTGCAAGGCGGCCTCGAAGGGGCGATGGATGCATTGCCCGGCAGTTCGTTGGTCAGCGCGACGCCGGGGACGGCCACGAGCGCCGAGATCGCCGCCCTCGCGCCGGCCTCCTTGGCGAGCCTGATGCGATCGAGCCTCGCCAGCGTGGTGCTCGACGTGTCCGATCCCGCTGCATTCGCGCGTGGGCACGTTCCGGGCGCCTACGGCGTCGGCGGCGCCCCGTCGCGGACGATCTGGCGCGCGGTGGCAAATATCGACGCGGTGGTCTTCACCGGCTCGTCCGAGGCCGAGGCCCGCGCCGCCGCCCGATCCCTCGCGGCGGTGTCCGCCACCGCACCGGTCAATGTGCTCGCGGGCGGCACGCCGGCCTGGATCGGCGCCGGCCTTCCGGTGGAAGCCGGCGCGGGCCGGACGCTTGCGCTTGGCGGCGCGGCGTCCCCGACGGACCCCGCAGCCCTGGAGCACCAGTTGCGAAAATACCTCGCCTGGGAGGTGGGGCTCATGGACCAGCTCCGCCGCAGCGGCGAGGCGCCGTTCCGCTATTTCGCGCCATAG